The DNA region TCCGTCCTCCCCGCCTCCCTCTGCTCCCGAAAGCCCGTTGGATTCGGCGCCACCGCAAGCCCCATTCAGCTGCTCCTCTGTACATGGGCAGaaaaagatttgtttttaaaaccgTGTTTTGGTTGTTACTTGTGTATCCAAAGTACTCGTACTGGGCTTATTCGTTTCTCATTCCCACAAAATTCACTGGCTGGCTTTTCTTACCGTTGTCCGTTTTCGTCGGCTGAGTTTTGTTCCTCGAGGTGAAACGGTCCGTGGATGCTACAGTAATGCCTGTGTTGTCGACCTCTTGTGGAACAAAACGGGATAGGTCTATGTCCTGGACATCTGTAGAATCAGTCTGAAATCAAATTGTAAATTAGGTTTAGACAGGAGTGTGACACAAGACAGCAGGTAAACTAATGTAGAGAAGCAGGGAAAGTATCATGTTGAGGGAACTCTGGTTAAAACGCTGTTGGTGATACAAGCGTGGAGTCATTTTGCCCTAAATGCAGCGTTCCGTTAGCCTGACAAACCAGACCCACAtccgggataaacggttgtctttcagattccctctgcacgcatagccaaccagagcaatgctagttgatagattaacctTTTGCCGTAttcggtcggcaaaactccgaacacatcttcacAATTCactctgccgtccttatgttaagcttgcccaccgactctatacacttTCATTTTGGCGAATACTTAAAATCAATAACGTCAATAGTATATTAGTAATGTGTACTTAGCTGCATCAGAACATCTGCACTTTTCAGAGTCAAATTGAACACTTCTCATGGACAAAGTTGCAGATTTTCacagaacaaaataaaaatgcacaTTGCAGTACCAGAGAggaaaaatatgaacaaaacaaattaacggacaacatttttatttgtggtATTAAATTTAATTAAGTAAAGATTGAATAaaggaatgaatgaaaaaagttTTCTTGTTGCATTAAACGTAAATTATTAATTTGCAGCACACCAGTGGACAACAGGTGCAGACAATTAACGGGCCAATCATTTGCTGAGTGCAAAGGCAGGCGGCTGCAATTCAAAAGGaatgaaaccatttaaaatacAGACAAGCACTTTTTAAGTCTGGGGGCTGCATCAAACCACTTTGCATCACCTGGAAGAAAGCCAAATTATAATTGCTTATggatgaggcaaaaaaaaaaagtgtgctgaaaaatgtgtctctgtctcatcTCTGAGCGGTGGAAACTGTAGAGATGACATGGTCCACACCGCTGAGAGCCTTGGCCTCCGTTTGGCTTCACTTTGTGCGGCCGGCTTTTGCTGGCGTTAACTTTTCAATTTATGTGTTGAACCTGGAAACGTGGGCTCTATTTGTGATGAAATTCCAAACACTTAACTGGACATTAATGCACTAAGAGATACAGTATCTGTTTTCTAGCAGTTTGTCAGCTTAATGTGATTTATACTTTCATCACAATTAACAAAAGGATGCCGTTTTTATGGTCTACCCCTCTTCTTCAATGTTAAAGCTGCAGCCATGAGCTCAAGCATGTGGACATTTCTCTAAATGGTTCATTTTATTCTATGGAAATTCTACAGTTTCAGCAATACAACAGGAAGACATCTGTTGCTTCTGTTCaccatgtttaaaatgtttaaatacttAATGGCcctatatttaacttttttaaaatattttctgaaTATCTCAAACTGCCTGACAACACTGACCTCACAGCATAACACTTATAATAGGGCTActcaattatggaaaaaaataataatcaattattttggtcaatattgaaatcacgattatttaacatgattactcaTTAACCTTTGAatataatggatagtgtccaaggtataatctgttagtgttcatgtcacagaaagagtctttggatcGGTTTTACTACTGAGAgtcggttcagctttacagatatcacacaacgttacacagctaatgaacagttccaGATACATAACATAATGAATGTGCATCTCgcatcacattttcactcactatgaccactactgctgtcattactaaacattgtgctaaaatatcaacaataatgttgccgtcagtgggcttatttgctagctaacctaaggaaaaatccagcacatagacggTACCTTAGAATAACGTTACGTGAAACAGGCAATTTAACGTCCCTGCTCATTTTACACagagtttaacaacaaaacaaaatgctgagggaacattactatgttttttcatattggttttgagcggtatgcgcccccactaagctggaaaaagttttaaacagtaagtggATACAGCGTGTCGGGGGAACACAACGTCTGCTACAGCGGGGAGGCCGAGGGACCGCAGGGTTAGCCAACGTTACCTGTTAACAGACAACAGAGTTGGTTTTGCccttttttgctcaccaaacgctgctgTGGCTGCCCTCCTTCTGCCATCTTTACTCAcgctgagtttttaaattccagtggatgatatgcacacgacttgcctccctgacGGTACAGGCTGAGAGAGTTTATGGCTTCGGGAGGGGCGGATGTGCGCATgttattcagaacacaagacgaaataagagtgttcttgcaaaacagaacatggcaaaatgATCGTTTTCTCGATTGTACCATTTTGGTGATCAgtgggagccaaaatcaaaaTTCAATTAATGGCACAGCCCTACAAAATAACTTGCAAAACACTTATCCTGCAGACATTTTGTACCAACAATGCAAACTgtacaacatggcatcatgactttgcgtaaacatacacgccactttcctaaagccaaacgccgtgttatctgtacgcatttgaGCTATCCACGCTGTACACAGCGTAGGGCTGCTCCcgcttagtcgattagtcaacaaatctgtcattttggtcttagtcaacttagatttctttagtcgattagtcatgttttatgctttttttcatgctgaatgacttatttcgaaGAAACTtacaagcacatctctggtaaacataagaattaaagtggtgcttttgcatgactctttgcagagaaactcagatttacagatctgtcgattaaatcaactaatcgattagtcgatacaattgaatgagtgttagtcgactaagaatttcttcaatcgagcacagccctaatacagtggatgtaaacataagagaacgtgccgtactatcgcgagaacgtcacgcgtgtttaaaaaaaaaaaggttggatttaggaaaagaacattcacgctcaggaaaacaataaatggttgggtttaggaaagaaacattggggaaggctttatatatttaaaaaaaaaaaaaaacctggctctcctgggtcaaagtcctgtgttttacccatctgcCACCCCAACCAATCTCCTCCGCGGACTTACGTcccttcatactactcgctacaacGAAAATTCACACGTTGGTCAATGGCAgccaaacagcgttgataaacacgctaaaaagcaattatgcgtcttgataacaagCAAAAACGGCATACGAATTGCCGTGTCAAACATACGCctctttatgagatcagtctgaactGTATTAGACACCTAAAAACGTTGAGTGCAGTTGTGCTGGGACATCTCACTTCAAGTGCGAGCAAGCGCAAATCCATATGAAGTCATACTACACCAAACTTAACTACTGACTGTAGGCGGCATCATCTGCTCTCCTTCAAACTTTCTCCAATAAATTCTGTGACTGTGTGCCGCAATACATTACCTGGTCGTCGTCGTCATTATCATCTTCTTCTTCGCTGGCATATTTAGTGTCGTCGGCTTCAGCATCGTCATCATCGACCAACTCTGGATGGAACTCGAACACTTCGCGCCCGCTCACCTACAGATACATGTGATCTGATTAAATCCTGTATTAATGTGGAAATGTTGGCATCGTAGACAATAATTTACACATATAAAATGACCACAGAAACAAACATTatccagaacacacacacacacacacacacacacacacacacacacacacacacacttaccactAGCGATTTTCCAGCCTTAAAGTCAgccttcttcttctccatctCATCCCTCGCTTTGTCAATCTGTTCATCACCAGCACACACAGGGAAATGTAAGGGACTTGAAACATTTCTGGTGCTTCCCAGACAAGCTGATGttaataaaatgattaaaacatcTTCCAACCTTCTCCTGCCTTTTCCTCTTCTTCCAAGCCAGGAAAGTCTCCAGGGTGATTCGAGTCACATTGACACCCAGAGCTGCACGCTGCAGGGGGACAGAAAACCAAACTAAAGAGAGCTTCCAGGGTAATATCAGTCAGAGTACTTAGAGACATCGGACCCTGTGTGGTGCGCTACAGCCTCACTTTTTGTGCGTAATATCGGAAgacattttcttcttctaattTCTTAACATCCAATTTGGCCGTCTAAGACTGGATTTATTCTGGGGATGTTGTTGACTGACCAATGTTATGGATCCTGCCTTCTGTTCGGATCTGGTCACAAGACCTTCACAACATTACAGGTGATGTCTCTTCCACGTccgactcctctctctctctctctctctctctttgtcctccTGTTACTTGTACTCTCATTGCCTCCATGTTTGCAAAGTTCTCAAAATGGCTCACCTTAGGCCTATTTGTAGCGCTAAGGCTCAGACCGattggtagggctgggcaatatatcgatattatatcaatatcgtgatatgagacaagatatcgtcttagattttggatatcgtaatatcgtgatattacataagtgttgtcttttactggttttaaaggctgcattagagtaaagtgatgtcattttctgaacctaccagactgttttagctgttctattatttgccttttccccacttagacattatgttcacattactgatgattatttatctcaaatctaagtgtgaagatattttgttaaagcaccaactgtcaaccctagaatatcggtgcaatatcgatattgaggtatttggtcaagaatatcgtgatatctgattttctccccatcgcccagccctaccgaTTGGTGTTCTGTTTTCTGTGCAAGTGTTTTCAGGTGTGTATGTAAGTGCCAGACAATTGCCAGATGAATTTTGCATTTTGAACAGAGTGTTTTCCCAATGATAACAGGAGATTTAGTTTTTTGAACAAAGTGTCTAATGTGAGAAAACGTGTGTAGTGTTTCGCAATAGGTGTGTTACAGAATTGCAAACAAAGAGCAAAGTTGACAATGTGTTTAAGCTATGGTTatactgtgtttaaggtatgctACAAGAAGTTTAGGTATCTAGGCTTTGGTCTAAGCATTTGTTTTTAGTGAACTGAAACATTTCAAGCATCAGTGATACAACTGTTGGAATGAACGGAAAAATAGCTAGCTGTTGGCAAATCATCTGCATACTCTAGCATAGCTAGGGAACGCAGCTGAGTcatggcaggtgtattgctcagGTCCAAAGTAAAGCGCAGTGTCGAGTGTGAAGTTGTTTAGATGAGCGGCTCTCTGCAAAGCTGCTAAAAGCAATACCGTTCTAAACAGGTGTGCTTGAACGGGCGCTGCACTCGTTTATTCATCATTTGTGCACGCTCTTATTATGCCCAAGCCTCCATGAACATCAGAGTTGGATTGTAGTTATTTCCCTGAATCCATGAACCGCAAATCGCAAGTATAGACATACCTCGTTTTCTATCAGTTCCTCCAGCGAAATTTCGTCCTCTTTattctcctccttcttcttgtCTTTTTTCAGTACAAAGCCAGGTGGCAGAGCGTGCCGGTACATGCAGACATCACCCCCCGATGGACATGACCAGAACCAGCCGTACTTATTATTCTCTATGGCCTCCAGGAAGTGCTTACACACCTGCAGACAACACAGCAGAGTAGATAATGGTACAAAGAGGGGACAGGGTAAACAGACAGCATCTTGTATTATTACTGTATTTAGCTGAATGTAGTTTAAGTTTGAGTGACTGTTTGGGGACAAAAACAGTCATGAGATCAGATTAACTGAATCCATCAACAGAAAAtcgttgcatttttttttgccattttgaaACGACCccgattgttgtttttttcggaATCAAAAAGAGGCTTAGCTATTACCCAAAGGACAGTCAGTTTAGCTTTGATTCATGGCCAACCTGAGTCTCAGCCAATTGTGAATGCCCACATTAATAAGAAGAATAAATCAGGGACCAAAGACTTATATAATGATTGATTTAATCCAATACCTCCACTATTGATCAAACCTAGTCAATGGAAACCCTTGTAGATACCCTTTGTTTCTCCCTCCGTCTCTCCAATATCCGTTTCATCATCATCCATACTTCCTGAACTCCATATTTCTCTCTGTTACATATCTGTAACATAACATAATTTCTATTCTTTTTTGATCATCAGTCAAGACTGAAAAACTGCTCATCAATTTGGGCGTTCATGCAATCGGTCATATTATCAAATGGAACATTTGATGAAAAGGCAGATTTCCCTCCATGCATCAACCTCTTCATCTGTCCCCGTCCTTATACACTGTTCATTATTCATCATCAGAGC from Perca flavescens isolate YP-PL-M2 chromosome 17, PFLA_1.0, whole genome shotgun sequence includes:
- the zc3h15 gene encoding zinc finger CCCH domain-containing protein 15, which translates into the protein MPPKKPAQPAGNKKTQEKKKEKIIEDKTFGLKNKKGAKQQKFIKNVTQQVKSGTAKPADGNKKVDKKKELDELNELFKPVVAAQKVAKGVDPKSVLCAFFKQGQCTKGDKCKFSHDLSMERKCEKRSLYVDERDDELEKDTMDNWDEKKLEEVVNKKHGEAEKKKAKTQIVCKHFLEAIENNKYGWFWSCPSGGDVCMYRHALPPGFVLKKDKKKEENKEDEISLEELIENERAALGVNVTRITLETFLAWKKRKRQEKIDKARDEMEKKKADFKAGKSLVVSGREVFEFHPELVDDDDAEADDTKYASEEEDDNDDDDQTDSTDVQDIDLSRFVPQEVDNTGITVASTDRFTSRNKTQPTKTDNEEQLNGACGGAESNGLSGAEGGGEDGGGEEEEEEEEEEEEEEVPVDENLFTGEDLEELDEELNTLALED